From a single bacterium genomic region:
- a CDS encoding NUDIX domain-containing protein, which produces MRRGSDYIGVGVGALIVDDQGRVFLARRGPDSRNERGLWEFPGGSVEFGERLADALRREIREEFGVEIQVGDLLDVADHILPEEGQHWVSPTFLCRIIAGEPRILEPTKCSQMGWFDPQDVPADITQISRLNLTHYLHLLEKE; this is translated from the coding sequence ATGAGGCGTGGCAGTGACTATATTGGCGTAGGCGTGGGCGCTTTGATCGTAGACGATCAAGGGCGCGTGTTTCTTGCGCGGCGCGGCCCTGATTCTCGCAACGAACGCGGGCTGTGGGAGTTCCCAGGCGGCTCGGTCGAGTTCGGTGAACGTCTGGCCGATGCCCTGCGGCGGGAAATCCGTGAAGAGTTTGGCGTTGAGATCCAGGTTGGCGATCTGTTAGATGTGGCGGACCACATCCTGCCGGAAGAAGGCCAGCATTGGGTGTCGCCCACCTTCCTGTGCCGGATTATCGCCGGGGAGCCGCGCATCCTGGAACCGACCAAGTGCAGCCAGATGGGCTGGTTCGATCCCCAGGATGTTCCGGCCGACATCACCCAGATCAGCCGTTTGAATTTGACGCATTACTTGCATTTATTGGAGAAGGAATGA